From Solanum stenotomum isolate F172 chromosome 2, ASM1918654v1, whole genome shotgun sequence:
GTCACAGGAGATGTCTCTCTTTGCAATGACCTTGATCATACTTGGGCTGTAGTCCAAGGCACAAAGAAAGTTTATATAGTCATCAACTGTTAGATCATATACTAATCCAGGATTGACAGCTGCTGTCGGATTCACATGTCCAGCACCATAATCAAATGGTGTAGATGACATTCCTGTTGCAACATCCTCAATTGTTTTTCCGTTTTTGTATGTGCTGTAACTTGTAGTCATCAGTGCTGACCTTATAGCTGCTGGACTCCATTCTGGATGGGCAGCTTTGAGTAGTGCTGCTAGCCCACTTACATGGGGACATGACATGGAAGTTCCAGAGATGATGTTGAAGCCTACATTCCTGGTGTCTTCTTGCAAGCCAGTTGGTCCAACTTTCCCTGTCCAACCAGCAAGAATGTTGACACCTGGTGCTATCAAATCAGGTTTGAGTATATCTGGTGTGATTGGGTTTGGCCCTCTGGAACTAAAAGCTGCAACAACTGGCGATGGTTGAACACCCAACTTGGTACCTCCAAATGCAATTGTGGCAGTTGGATTACTGTTAGAAGCTATGTACTGCTTGATCAAGTTGCCAGCAGTTTGACCAACTGCAGCTGTAGGTATGAGGTGTGCATCAGCAACCAACTCATCTCCATAAGTGTCTGTGTTTGCCAGAATCATCCCTATTCCACCAGCATCCTTCACAACCAAACCTTTTTGTGCCCTTGCATTCATCCCCCGGTCACATACTACAATTTTCCCAGCAACTTTTTCTGGAATTAGACTACCACTTGTGCATAAATTTCCATTCGATGATTGGCTGACATTTCCAGCATACACCAGTGGCATAACAGAACTAGGCAATGCCTTTCCACTGTAAAGTGATACTCCATTGAGTTTTTTCCCATTTCCCATGCCAATGTATGCTGGAAATTCACGGTCCATGGTTCCTGCACCTACAGTAGTTATCCATGGTGCAACATTGGATAGGGTTCCAGAGCTTGGACCGCCATTCCCTGCTGAGCATGAGACAAAGATTCCTTGAGAAGCTGCAGAAAATGCTCCAACTGCAACTATGTCCCTATGATAATCAGAAATTGTGCCACCAAGGGACAGTGAGAGCACATTTACACCATCTATGACGGCCTGGTCCATCCCTGCCAGTATGTCGCTGCTAAAACATCCTCCGGTCCAACATACCTTGTATGCAGCCACTCTTGCATGTGAAGCCATCCCACGTGCTGTACCGGTGGCATAACCCAAGAGGCTAGCTCCGGTGACAACCGAGCCAGCTGCTGTAGTTGCAGTGTGTGTGCCATGGCCTTCATCGTCCCTTGGTGACTTGGATTCAATGGTCTCATCGATTGCCCCAAAAGCTGCTTCATAACCTTGTGAGAAAAACCTCGCACCAATGAGTTTCCGATTACAGCTTGATGCGTCGAAGTTCTTGCCAGTTTGACACTTGCCCTTCCAGCTCGCAGGGACTGGACCTAGTCCAGTGTCATCAAAACTTTTCGATTCAGGCCAAACACCTGTGTCCAGCACACCAATAATGACCTCACTCCTTGCTTCAGTCTGAGGAAAGAATGATCTACTTTTGTGCCCTTCAAGTCCCAGAAACGTAGGGGATCGAGTGGTGTGAAGCTCGTATATCACTTCCTCGTGGACCGAGAGAATTCCTGGTTGCTGTTCAAGTGCTTTGGCTTCATCAGCTGTTAGCTGTGTTGAGTAGCCATGGATGACACTGTTGTAGGTGTAAAGCACATTGGCACTCTTGGATACTGACTTCAACGATGAGTCATACCACTGTGTATGATCATCAAAATCAGCAGGCATGTTGAACTTGTCCATGTGAATTATGTAAGTCTTCTTCTGGTTCTGGCTTGCATCAACAAA
This genomic window contains:
- the LOC125854719 gene encoding subtilisin-like protease SBT1.7; amino-acid sequence: MERLGIVFLSTLVLVLFHVFVDASQNQKKTYIIHMDKFNMPADFDDHTQWYDSSLKSVSKSANVLYTYNSVIHGYSTQLTADEAKALEQQPGILSVHEEVIYELHTTRSPTFLGLEGHKSRSFFPQTEARSEVIIGVLDTGVWPESKSFDDTGLGPVPASWKGKCQTGKNFDASSCNRKLIGARFFSQGYEAAFGAIDETIESKSPRDDEGHGTHTATTAAGSVVTGASLLGYATGTARGMASHARVAAYKVCWTGGCFSSDILAGMDQAVIDGVNVLSLSLGGTISDYHRDIVAVGAFSAASQGIFVSCSAGNGGPSSGTLSNVAPWITTVGAGTMDREFPAYIGMGNGKKLNGVSLYSGKALPSSVMPLVYAGNVSQSSNGNLCTSGSLIPEKVAGKIVVCDRGMNARAQKGLVVKDAGGIGMILANTDTYGDELVADAHLIPTAAVGQTAGNLIKQYIASNSNPTATIAFGGTKLGVQPSPVVAAFSSRGPNPITPDILKPDLIAPGVNILAGWTGKVGPTGLQEDTRNVGFNIISGTSMSCPHVSGLAALLKAAHPEWSPAAIRSALMTTSYSTYKNGKTIEDVATGMSSTPFDYGAGHVNPTAAVNPGLVYDLTVDDYINFLCALDYSPSMIKVIAKRDISCDKNKEYRVADLNYPSFSIPLETAWGEHADSSTPTVTRYTRTLTNVGNPATYKASVSSETQEVKILVEPQTLTFSRKNEKKTYTVTFTASSKPSGTTSFARLEWSDGQHVVASPIAFSWT